Proteins from a genomic interval of Desulfobacterales bacterium:
- the sat gene encoding sulfate adenylyltransferase: MSKLVAPHGGKGLVCSLLHGSELIAEQEKAAGLKKVQVSDRAKGDLIMMGIGGFSPLEGFMTKADWKGVCENFTMADGTFWPVPITLDISKEDAADISKGDEIALENGGIIFATMKVTEKFEMTEADKKWECEKVFKGKGEESADDVFWKIAMEDHPGVIMVMAQKDINIAGPVKVLSEGEYPEEYKGVYLTPAETRAMFEERGWSDVAALQLRNPMHRSHEFLAKIAIEVCDGVLIHSLIGNLKPGDIPADVRVKAIDCLVENYFVKDNVIQAGYPLDMRYAGPREGLLHATFRQNYGVSKMIIGRDHAGVGDFYGLFDAQDIFDEIPCPDDPGKALQCRPLKIDWTFYCFKCDGMVSLRTCPHKKEDRVILSGTKLRKALSEGAEIPDHFGREEVLAILREYYSGLTEKVEVKMQGAASGDAM, translated from the coding sequence ATGTCGAAACTAGTTGCACCTCATGGTGGTAAAGGGTTGGTTTGTAGTCTGCTGCACGGCTCGGAGTTGATAGCCGAGCAGGAAAAAGCAGCCGGTCTCAAGAAAGTTCAGGTCAGTGACCGGGCCAAGGGTGACCTGATCATGATGGGCATCGGCGGTTTCAGCCCGCTTGAAGGCTTCATGACCAAGGCTGACTGGAAAGGCGTATGCGAGAATTTCACCATGGCCGACGGCACCTTCTGGCCGGTACCGATCACCCTGGATATTTCCAAGGAAGATGCCGCGGATATCTCCAAGGGCGACGAGATTGCCCTGGAGAACGGCGGTATCATCTTCGCAACCATGAAGGTCACTGAAAAATTTGAGATGACCGAGGCTGACAAGAAGTGGGAATGCGAAAAGGTCTTTAAGGGCAAAGGTGAAGAGTCTGCTGATGACGTATTCTGGAAAATCGCCATGGAAGATCATCCCGGTGTCATAATGGTCATGGCCCAGAAGGACATCAACATCGCCGGTCCGGTCAAGGTCCTGTCCGAAGGCGAGTACCCCGAGGAGTACAAGGGTGTTTACCTGACCCCGGCCGAGACCCGGGCCATGTTCGAGGAAAGGGGCTGGTCCGATGTTGCCGCCCTGCAGCTTCGTAATCCCATGCACCGTTCCCACGAGTTCCTGGCCAAGATCGCCATCGAGGTGTGCGACGGCGTGCTGATTCACTCCCTGATCGGCAACCTGAAGCCCGGTGACATTCCGGCCGATGTCCGGGTCAAGGCCATCGACTGCCTGGTTGAGAATTATTTTGTCAAGGACAACGTGATCCAGGCCGGTTACCCGCTTGACATGCGTTACGCCGGTCCCCGCGAGGGCCTGCTCCACGCCACCTTCCGCCAGAACTACGGAGTTTCCAAGATGATCATCGGTCGTGACCATGCCGGGGTCGGTGACTTCTACGGCCTGTTCGATGCCCAGGATATCTTTGACGAGATCCCCTGCCCGGACGATCCGGGCAAGGCCCTGCAGTGCCGGCCGTTGAAGATCGACTGGACCTTCTACTGCTTCAAGTGTGACGGCATGGTCTCCCTCCGGACCTGTCCGCACAAAAAGGAAGACCGGGTCATCCTGTCCGGCACCAAGCTGCGCAAGGCCCTGTCCGAGGGCGCCGAGATTCCGGATCACTTCGGCCGCGAAGAGGTCCTGGCAATCCTGCGTGAGTACTATAGTGGCCTGACCGAGAAGGTCGAGGTCAAGATGCAGGGCGCCGCCTCCGGTGATGCAATGTAG
- the sat gene encoding sulfate adenylyltransferase, translating into MALVKPHGSKKELTPRLVTGTAGEEAKKKAVKMARVQISAREAGDLMMLGMGAFAPLTGFMGRADYEGVLEEMRLRGSDPGVLWPLPVTLAVEAPSFKEGEEIALFEQDSLLATMVVEEIFEPDKKRECESVFVGQGTKSVDEFWRIAMEEHPGVRQVMASGRYYAGGPVRVLSEKNFRRTFGNAYMHPAVARSIFEDLGWSEVAVFQTRNPMHRPQEYICKVAQEVSDGLLIHAVVGAPAPDEVPADVRFACCQALVSSYFNRERTVLAVSPLEMRFAGPREALLHAIFRQNFGCSHLLVGRDHAGVGDFYGLFEAQTIFDRLWPGALEIQPLKIDWAFWSKRNKGMASLKTCPVDDPADRVLISGSKLRQLLRQGKTSEVPEEFSRPEVLRVLAEYYSRPKP; encoded by the coding sequence ATGGCCCTGGTAAAGCCCCATGGTTCCAAGAAAGAGCTGACCCCGCGACTGGTGACCGGCACGGCCGGTGAAGAGGCGAAAAAAAAGGCCGTAAAAATGGCCCGGGTGCAGATCAGCGCCCGGGAGGCCGGGGACCTGATGATGCTCGGGATGGGCGCCTTTGCGCCGCTTACCGGGTTCATGGGCCGGGCGGACTACGAGGGGGTGCTGGAAGAGATGCGGCTGCGCGGCAGCGACCCCGGAGTCCTGTGGCCGCTGCCGGTCACCCTGGCCGTGGAGGCGCCTTCTTTTAAGGAGGGCGAGGAGATTGCCCTGTTCGAGCAGGACAGCCTGCTGGCCACCATGGTGGTGGAGGAGATCTTTGAGCCGGACAAGAAAAGGGAATGCGAGTCGGTGTTCGTGGGCCAGGGCACCAAGAGTGTTGACGAGTTCTGGCGGATTGCGATGGAGGAACATCCCGGGGTGCGGCAGGTCATGGCCTCGGGCCGCTACTATGCCGGTGGCCCGGTCAGGGTGCTGAGCGAGAAGAATTTCCGCCGGACCTTTGGCAATGCCTATATGCATCCTGCCGTGGCCCGGAGCATTTTCGAGGATCTGGGCTGGTCCGAGGTGGCGGTTTTCCAGACCAGGAATCCCATGCACCGGCCCCAGGAATACATCTGCAAGGTGGCCCAGGAGGTGTCGGACGGTCTGCTTATCCATGCGGTGGTGGGCGCGCCGGCCCCGGACGAAGTGCCCGCCGATGTCCGCTTTGCCTGTTGTCAGGCCCTGGTCAGCAGCTATTTCAACAGGGAACGGACCGTGCTCGCGGTCTCGCCGCTGGAGATGCGTTTTGCCGGTCCCCGGGAGGCCCTGCTCCATGCCATATTCCGGCAGAACTTCGGCTGCTCCCACCTTCTGGTCGGCCGGGATCATGCCGGGGTCGGTGATTTTTACGGGCTGTTCGAGGCCCAGACGATCTTTGACCGCCTCTGGCCCGGGGCCCTTGAGATCCAGCCGCTCAAGATCGACTGGGCCTTCTGGTCAAAACGGAATAAGGGCATGGCCTCGCTCAAGACCTGTCCGGTGGATGATCCGGCCGATCGGGTGCTCATCTCCGGCAGCAAGCTCCGCCAGCTGCTGCGGCAAGGCAAAACCAGCGAGGTGCCCGAGGAGTTCAGCCGGCCCGAGGTGCTGCGGGTCCTTGCCGAGTATTACTCCCGGCCGAAACCATAA
- the aroB gene encoding 3-dehydroquinate synthase, whose translation MKELHVGLGDRAYPIKIEEGLLARVGSELKNNPVAKRYAVIADDQVAGLFGETLISSLADADIPAELITFPHGEASKHLATVAALASRLARLGFDRGDGLIGLGGGVTGDITGFLAAIYMRGIGFVQVPTTLLAQVDSSVGGKTGVDIPEGKNLVGAFYQPRAVYIDSRALNVLPEAELLNGLAEVIKYGVIKDRDFFNFLDQKREAILARELPMLEEVIKTCCAIKARVVEADEREADLRRILNFGHTIGHAVEAASNYTLAHGSAVAIGMVAAAELARHKGLLAAAEAERIRVLISAYGLPVAVPPEYDCRQIIGFLKTDKKTVAGRTFFVLPTTIGKVVITDDVAEDLILQVLVNAYRPVVSVNL comes from the coding sequence ATGAAGGAACTCCATGTGGGCCTGGGAGACCGGGCCTATCCCATAAAAATTGAAGAGGGTCTCCTGGCCCGGGTCGGGTCGGAATTGAAAAATAATCCAGTGGCCAAGCGCTATGCGGTGATTGCCGATGACCAGGTGGCCGGGCTTTTCGGCGAGACGCTGATCTCTTCCCTGGCCGATGCCGATATCCCGGCCGAACTGATCACCTTCCCCCATGGCGAGGCGAGCAAACACCTGGCCACTGTCGCCGCACTGGCCAGCCGTCTGGCCCGACTCGGGTTCGACCGGGGTGACGGCCTGATCGGTCTGGGCGGCGGGGTGACCGGTGACATCACCGGTTTCCTGGCGGCAATCTACATGCGGGGGATTGGTTTCGTCCAGGTGCCGACCACCCTGCTGGCCCAGGTGGACAGCTCGGTCGGCGGCAAGACCGGGGTGGATATCCCCGAGGGCAAGAATCTGGTAGGCGCCTTTTATCAGCCCCGGGCGGTGTACATCGACAGCCGGGCGCTTAATGTCCTGCCTGAGGCGGAACTGTTGAACGGACTGGCCGAGGTGATCAAGTACGGGGTGATCAAGGATCGTGATTTTTTTAATTTTCTCGATCAAAAGCGGGAGGCGATCCTGGCCCGGGAACTGCCGATGCTGGAAGAGGTGATAAAGACCTGCTGCGCGATCAAGGCCCGGGTGGTGGAGGCCGACGAGCGGGAGGCCGATCTGCGCCGGATCCTGAATTTCGGCCATACCATCGGCCATGCGGTGGAGGCGGCTTCGAACTACACCCTGGCCCACGGTTCCGCCGTGGCCATCGGCATGGTTGCCGCGGCCGAACTGGCCAGGCACAAGGGACTGCTTGCCGCGGCTGAGGCGGAGCGGATCCGGGTGTTGATCTCGGCCTACGGTCTGCCGGTGGCCGTTCCGCCGGAGTATGATTGTCGGCAGATTATCGGCTTTCTGAAAACCGACAAGAAAACCGTGGCCGGTCGCACCTTTTTTGTCCTGCCCACCACCATCGGCAAGGTGGTGATCACCGACGACGTGGCCGAGGACCTTATTCTCCAGGTGCTGGTAAACGCTTACCGGCCGGTGGTTTCCGTAAATCTGTAG
- a CDS encoding inorganic pyrophosphatase Ppa produces MPLTLFPQARTLLELQKLEEPGDPARFLRTHVPFSGAPRQHPYDKKTKVILVVDPGSSSTSYLEFKTADIARVEELANIVTPQGVTIPMVRIWIKKRSIAIRCTPFVVEDTSSS; encoded by the coding sequence ATGCCGTTAACCCTTTTCCCCCAGGCAAGGACACTGCTTGAACTTCAAAAGCTTGAAGAACCGGGCGATCCCGCTCGATTCCTCAGAACCCATGTCCCCTTTTCCGGCGCGCCGCGCCAGCATCCCTACGACAAGAAAACAAAAGTCATCCTTGTCGTTGACCCGGGCAGCAGCAGCACCTCCTACCTCGAGTTCAAGACCGCGGACATCGCCCGGGTGGAAGAGCTTGCCAATATCGTCACCCCCCAGGGCGTAACCATCCCCATGGTCCGGATCTGGATAAAGAAGAGAAGCATTGCCATCCGCTGTACTCCTTTTGTGGTCGAAGACACCTCCAGTTCCTGA
- a CDS encoding PilZ domain-containing protein, whose amino-acid sequence MADRRNFQRIKFSTTSMLKVGDSPYQGDLLDISLNGALLRFDTLPPVHRGEICDLEIRLPASEISMNFKVELVHSDDGNEYGLKFISQDIETITHLRRLVELNMGDSEEFNREFSHWLKT is encoded by the coding sequence ATGGCCGACAGACGGAATTTTCAACGGATAAAATTTTCCACCACCAGCATGCTCAAGGTGGGCGACAGCCCGTACCAGGGAGACCTGCTGGACATTTCGCTGAACGGCGCCCTGCTCCGGTTCGACACCTTGCCGCCGGTTCACCGGGGAGAGATTTGTGATCTTGAAATCCGCCTGCCCGCCTCTGAGATCTCCATGAATTTCAAGGTGGAACTGGTCCACTCCGACGACGGGAACGAGTACGGGTTAAAATTCATCAGCCAGGATATCGAGACCATTACCCACCTGCGCCGGCTGGTTGAACTCAACATGGGCGACAGCGAGGAATTCAACCGCGAATTTTCCCATTGGCTCAAGACCTGA
- a CDS encoding phospholipase D-like domain-containing protein produces the protein MMVAPIRRSSVLLSVIVLLFIPFLVSHFTIRPATAGHGRLNVNTATAAELELLPFIGIKKARMIIDYRSAHGPFTSLEQLLESRMIGPETFAAMAPYLKISGPSDPDIRKDSGAAGHGPSRLRRLVLTRPGQIRILPDREYFELLLPMIQRARHKIRLTMFLFRTTDSPNNLATAVAKALIKARRRGVAVRVLLERSGFDDSINSANRTVAAMLHKNHIQVRFDSRAVTTHAKLVVIDQRYVFVGSHNLTHSALTTNHEFSLLVDSRDLAAEVLDYLDSIELGRGRDHKK, from the coding sequence ATGATGGTTGCTCCGATCCGCAGGTCAAGCGTTCTTCTCTCGGTTATCGTACTTCTCTTCATCCCCTTTCTTGTCAGTCATTTCACCATCCGGCCGGCAACGGCCGGCCATGGCCGACTCAATGTGAACACCGCCACCGCGGCGGAGCTGGAGCTGCTGCCTTTTATCGGGATCAAAAAGGCCCGGATGATCATCGACTACCGGAGCGCCCACGGTCCGTTCACCAGCCTTGAGCAGCTTCTCGAAAGCCGGATGATCGGTCCTGAAACCTTCGCCGCAATGGCGCCCTACCTTAAAATCTCCGGCCCCTCCGACCCTGATATCCGCAAGGACTCCGGTGCAGCCGGACATGGACCATCCCGGCTGCGCCGCCTGGTTCTCACCCGGCCCGGTCAGATCAGGATCCTCCCTGACCGCGAGTATTTTGAACTCCTCCTCCCCATGATCCAACGCGCCCGGCATAAGATCCGGTTGACGATGTTCCTGTTCAGGACCACCGACTCACCGAACAACCTGGCCACGGCCGTGGCCAAGGCGCTGATCAAGGCCCGCCGGCGGGGGGTGGCGGTGCGGGTGCTGCTGGAAAGATCCGGTTTTGACGACAGCATCAACAGCGCCAACAGGACCGTGGCCGCAATGCTCCACAAAAATCACATCCAGGTCAGGTTCGACTCCCGGGCGGTAACCACCCACGCCAAGCTGGTGGTGATCGACCAGCGATACGTCTTTGTGGGCAGTCATAATCTTACCCATTCCGCCCTGACGACCAACCACGAGTTCTCACTCCTGGTCGACAGCCGGGACCTGGCCGCGGAAGTGCTGGACTATCTTGATTCCATCGAACTCGGCCGTGGCCGGGATCATAAAAAATAA
- a CDS encoding cytochrome c3 family protein — MENSDCLECHGEDGLSTIRDGHEVSLHVSAEGYSASVHGANEINCVDCHTDASDEHPDERQDLQPVDCGSCHDGAGELFAASIHASNFKTGGRAVRCADCHGTHDILGAADPQSRIYPLNVPATCGTCHSDPGKVGVDAAVSAQYEQGRHGVATSKGMLGAAICTDCHGNHAVLAVSDSRSPANRKNIVATCGECHAGTMTAYSRSIHGIARSKGDEEAPTCADCHNPHDTRRVDKQDFQLGMVGTCGSCHHEDFITYRASYHGQITGLGFTGRMAKCVDCHGAHNILPSDNPASMMSAENRLNTCRKCHPSAREKFTGFAPHLNHHDREKFPVETVVFGLMSALLLNTFLFFSVHTLMWFIRSMFEKLKKQGPPRLGNPTGRYFLRFNYYHRVTHFLIFTSFVTLTLTGLPLKFNEYAWAQRLAHLMGGYEVCGILHRMMGAVTFGYFAMHLGYVAYLAISGKMRVRDILWGPRSIVPQPNDAVELVGNFKWFLGLGPKPKFGRFTYWEKFDYLAVFWGVALIGFSGLVLWMPELFTRLLPGEVINLAWIIHSDEALLAAGFIFLIHFYNTHLRVEKFPLDPVILTGRIDEEEMRHERPKEFALRREDGSLREIQTTRPPLWMNNFARVVGWTFVFIGFALLIAMISAFFV, encoded by the coding sequence ATGGAGAATTCCGATTGCCTGGAATGCCATGGCGAAGATGGTTTATCGACAATTCGGGACGGGCATGAGGTTTCGCTCCATGTCAGCGCTGAAGGATATAGCGCCTCGGTTCACGGTGCCAATGAAATAAACTGTGTTGACTGCCACACCGATGCATCCGACGAGCATCCGGACGAACGGCAGGATCTGCAACCGGTTGACTGCGGAAGCTGCCACGACGGGGCGGGCGAGTTGTTTGCCGCCAGTATCCATGCCAGCAACTTCAAGACCGGCGGCCGGGCGGTGCGGTGCGCGGACTGCCATGGCACCCATGATATTCTGGGGGCGGCCGACCCACAGTCACGCATATATCCGCTCAACGTTCCCGCCACCTGCGGGACCTGTCATTCCGACCCCGGCAAGGTTGGCGTCGATGCAGCGGTTTCGGCCCAATACGAGCAAGGGCGGCACGGTGTCGCAACCAGTAAGGGGATGCTCGGCGCGGCAATCTGCACCGACTGCCATGGCAACCATGCCGTGCTGGCTGTTTCCGATTCCAGGTCACCTGCCAACCGGAAGAACATTGTCGCCACCTGCGGTGAATGTCACGCCGGGACGATGACCGCTTACAGCCGGAGCATTCATGGCATTGCCCGGAGCAAGGGAGACGAGGAGGCGCCCACCTGCGCCGATTGTCATAATCCCCATGACACCCGCCGGGTGGATAAACAGGATTTTCAACTTGGAATGGTGGGCACCTGCGGCAGCTGCCACCATGAGGATTTTATAACCTACCGGGCCTCGTATCACGGCCAGATTACCGGTCTCGGCTTTACCGGCCGGATGGCAAAATGTGTTGATTGCCACGGCGCCCATAATATCCTGCCCTCTGACAACCCGGCCTCGATGATGAGCGCCGAGAACCGGTTGAACACCTGCCGGAAATGTCACCCCAGCGCCCGGGAAAAGTTTACCGGCTTTGCCCCGCATCTCAATCACCACGACAGGGAAAAATTTCCCGTGGAAACGGTGGTTTTCGGCCTGATGAGCGCCTTGTTGCTCAATACGTTCCTGTTCTTCAGCGTTCACACCCTGATGTGGTTCATCCGCTCGATGTTTGAAAAGCTTAAGAAACAGGGCCCCCCGCGTCTCGGCAATCCCACTGGCCGCTATTTCCTCCGGTTTAATTATTACCACCGGGTCACCCATTTCCTGATATTCACCAGTTTTGTGACCCTGACGCTGACCGGGCTGCCGCTCAAGTTCAACGAGTATGCCTGGGCCCAACGGTTGGCCCATCTGATGGGTGGATATGAGGTCTGCGGGATTCTCCACCGGATGATGGGCGCGGTCACCTTCGGCTATTTTGCCATGCACCTCGGCTATGTCGCCTACCTGGCGATCAGCGGCAAGATGCGGGTTCGTGATATCTTATGGGGACCCCGTTCGATCGTGCCGCAGCCCAACGATGCAGTGGAACTGGTCGGCAATTTCAAGTGGTTCCTCGGCCTGGGTCCGAAGCCGAAATTCGGCCGGTTCACCTACTGGGAAAAATTTGATTACCTGGCGGTCTTCTGGGGGGTTGCGCTCATCGGCTTCAGCGGCCTGGTGCTCTGGATGCCTGAGCTGTTTACCCGCCTGTTGCCGGGCGAGGTGATCAACCTCGCCTGGATCATTCATTCGGATGAGGCCCTTCTGGCTGCGGGTTTTATCTTCCTGATCCATTTTTACAACACCCATTTGCGGGTGGAGAAATTTCCCCTTGATCCTGTCATTCTTACCGGCAGAATTGATGAGGAGGAAATGCGGCACGAACGGCCGAAAGAGTTCGCCCTGCGCCGGGAGGATGGTTCTCTGCGTGAGATTCAAACCACCAGGCCGCCGCTGTGGATGAATAATTTTGCCCGGGTCGTGGGCTGGACCTTCGTGTTCATCGGCTTTGCCCTGCTGATCGCGATGATCTCGGCGTTCTTTGTCTGA
- a CDS encoding DUF1641 domain-containing protein: MDESLILAKLDELSAEIKSLKSGVLDELKSDLQPVVQLASPHVMNFLADVEGEYSNEELAALLKNIMLNIKNLNTMLDMLKAGMELKDDMGPVVKQGLPKLTEFMAELDGQFDGQELVALMRKTLSNLDNFNSALDMLKAGMELKDDMGPVVKQGLPKLTEFMAELDGQFDGQELVALMRKTLSNLDNFNSALDMLKAGMELKDDMGPVVKQGWPKVMSFMADLHEGEFKAEHLEDLLRQFLLNVQTFSELMSLIKPATELVDEVGGIMRQYDVFSKLSRFLYELEQRGFFRVLSSLGEVVKEFHCSPTQMEMICEAVKDIELGKPSYVGPFDMVNEIRDPNVQETLGAAFKIMRAVGCCLRANRLRQVAEDYPEEFPGMTVGN; the protein is encoded by the coding sequence ATGGATGAATCCTTAATACTGGCAAAACTGGATGAACTCTCCGCGGAGATAAAATCTCTGAAGTCCGGGGTGCTGGATGAGTTGAAAAGCGATCTGCAGCCGGTGGTTCAACTGGCCAGCCCGCATGTGATGAACTTTCTTGCCGACGTGGAAGGTGAGTACAGTAACGAGGAACTGGCCGCGCTGCTCAAGAACATCATGTTGAATATCAAGAACCTGAACACCATGCTCGATATGCTCAAGGCGGGTATGGAGCTGAAGGACGACATGGGTCCGGTGGTCAAGCAGGGACTGCCCAAGCTCACCGAGTTCATGGCCGAGTTGGACGGCCAGTTCGATGGCCAGGAACTGGTGGCCCTGATGCGCAAGACCCTGTCCAACCTGGACAATTTCAACTCTGCCCTGGATATGCTCAAGGCGGGTATGGAGCTGAAGGATGACATGGGTCCGGTGGTCAAGCAGGGACTGCCCAAGCTCACCGAGTTCATGGCCGAGTTGGACGGCCAGTTCGATGGCCAGGAACTGGTGGCCCTGATGCGCAAGACCCTGTCCAATCTTGACAATTTCAACTCTGCCCTGGATATGCTCAAGGCGGGTATGGAGCTGAAGGACGACATGGGTCCGGTGGTCAAGCAGGGCTGGCCCAAGGTCATGTCGTTCATGGCTGATCTCCATGAAGGGGAGTTCAAGGCGGAGCACCTCGAGGACCTGTTGCGGCAGTTCCTGCTTAACGTACAGACGTTCAGCGAGTTAATGAGCCTGATCAAGCCGGCAACCGAACTGGTGGATGAGGTTGGCGGGATTATGCGGCAGTACGACGTGTTCAGCAAGCTGAGCAGGTTCCTTTACGAGTTGGAGCAACGGGGATTCTTCCGGGTGCTGTCGAGCCTCGGCGAGGTGGTCAAGGAGTTCCATTGCAGCCCGACCCAGATGGAGATGATCTGCGAGGCGGTCAAGGACATTGAGCTTGGCAAACCCAGTTATGTCGGGCCGTTTGACATGGTCAACGAGATCCGTGATCCCAATGTCCAGGAGACCCTGGGAGCCGCGTTTAAAATAATGAGGGCTGTTGGCTGCTGTCTGCGGGCCAATCGGCTCCGCCAGGTAGCGGAAGACTATCCGGAAGAGTTCCCGGGTATGACGGTGGGTAATTAA
- a CDS encoding NAD(P)/FAD-dependent oxidoreductase — MKKLVILGAGCAGTMMANKLRRDLDSDEWKITIIDKDNIHYYQPGFLFVPFGINSPKEIRKSKREFLPTGVDFVISELVNVDWDKQEVSTATKGKFKYDVLLMSTGCDIRPEEIEGLPDAWGENAFGFYTYESCQDMKKALRKFEGGKIVVNIAEMPIKCPVAPLEFAFLADWHFTERGIRDKVEIEFVTPLSGAFTKPVATRVLTSACEEKNIKITPNFSLGSVNAGKKTIAAFDGTEVDYDMLVSIPPNFGSQVMIDSGIADPMGYIPVDKHTLQPEGRDNVWVLGDGTNVPTSKAGAVAHFQADVLHENILAYINGEAQHARSDGHAL, encoded by the coding sequence ATGAAAAAACTAGTCATTCTCGGTGCCGGCTGCGCTGGCACCATGATGGCCAACAAGCTGCGGAGGGATCTGGATTCCGACGAGTGGAAGATTACCATTATTGACAAGGATAATATCCACTACTACCAGCCGGGATTCCTGTTTGTTCCCTTTGGCATCAACTCACCCAAGGAGATTAGGAAGAGCAAGCGGGAGTTTCTGCCCACCGGCGTTGATTTCGTAATCTCCGAACTGGTCAATGTGGATTGGGACAAGCAGGAAGTCTCCACCGCGACCAAGGGCAAATTCAAGTACGATGTCCTGCTGATGTCGACTGGCTGTGATATCAGGCCCGAAGAGATTGAGGGGCTGCCGGATGCCTGGGGGGAAAACGCCTTTGGCTTCTATACCTATGAGAGCTGCCAGGATATGAAAAAGGCCCTGCGGAAATTCGAGGGCGGCAAGATAGTGGTCAACATCGCCGAGATGCCGATCAAGTGCCCGGTTGCGCCCCTGGAGTTCGCCTTTCTGGCTGACTGGCATTTTACCGAGCGCGGGATCCGGGACAAGGTGGAGATCGAGTTTGTCACCCCGCTGTCCGGCGCCTTTACCAAGCCGGTGGCCACCCGGGTTCTTACCAGTGCCTGTGAGGAAAAGAACATCAAAATCACCCCGAACTTCAGCCTGGGCTCGGTTAATGCCGGGAAGAAAACCATTGCCGCGTTCGACGGCACTGAAGTGGATTATGACATGCTGGTCTCGATCCCCCCCAACTTCGGCTCCCAGGTGATGATCGATTCCGGAATCGCCGACCCCATGGGCTACATCCCGGTGGACAAGCATACCCTCCAGCCGGAAGGTCGCGACAATGTCTGGGTACTGGGGGACGGCACCAATGTGCCCACCTCCAAGGCCGGGGCGGTGGCCCATTTCCAGGCCGATGTCCTGCACGAGAACATTCTCGCCTATATCAATGGAGAGGCACAACATGCCCGGTCAGACGGGCACGCCCTCTGA
- a CDS encoding N-acyl homoserine lactonase family protein, with product MEYTITPLLVGIRRVDHGIMTYQRKYGQRIWLPMWSFLVRGDGRNILVDTGLDDFITPPEFTEETGLAEPLPMEEALARHNLTPADIDTVINTHLHDDHCGNNLLFTKAEFYIQKKELEFCRDPHPLDYRYEPDFLEGLRVNPVDGELELYPGLELILSPGHTPGSQSVRINTAEGHVVIPGFCSNKENFPAAGPAVCPGVHCDAYQAFDTAQLVKEMGTGGTILPLHELEVGRFGL from the coding sequence ATGGAATATACAATCACCCCGCTGCTGGTCGGCATCCGGCGGGTGGACCACGGAATCATGACCTACCAACGCAAGTACGGACAGCGCATCTGGCTGCCGATGTGGTCCTTTCTGGTCCGGGGAGATGGCCGCAACATCCTGGTTGACACCGGCCTGGATGATTTCATCACCCCGCCGGAATTCACCGAAGAAACCGGCCTGGCCGAACCCCTGCCAATGGAAGAGGCCCTGGCCCGGCACAACTTGACTCCGGCTGATATCGACACGGTGATCAACACCCATCTCCACGACGATCATTGCGGCAACAATCTCCTCTTTACCAAGGCGGAGTTCTATATCCAGAAAAAGGAACTGGAATTCTGCCGGGATCCCCATCCGCTGGATTACCGGTATGAGCCCGACTTTCTTGAAGGTCTCAGGGTCAACCCGGTTGACGGTGAGCTGGAACTCTATCCGGGCCTGGAGTTGATCCTCTCCCCGGGACACACCCCGGGCAGCCAGTCGGTCAGAATCAATACCGCGGAGGGACATGTGGTGATCCCGGGCTTCTGCAGCAATAAAGAGAATTTTCCAGCGGCCGGGCCGGCGGTCTGCCCCGGGGTCCATTGCGACGCCTACCAGGCGTTCGACACGGCCCAACTGGTCAAGGAGATGGGAACGGGCGGGACGATTCTGCCGCTGCACGAGCTTGAGGTGGGACGATTCGGATTATAG